The stretch of DNA GGACTTCGCGACACTCACCGAGGTCACCCGGGTGACGGGGCTTTCGCGGCCGACCGTCGAGGGTGTGGTCGAGGGGCTCATCGAGGCCGGGCTCGTGGTGGAGACCGCCGCCGAGGAAGGCGCGGCCAGACGCCAGGGACGGCCCGCGCGGAGGTTCCGCTTCCGGGCCGAGGCGGGGCATCTGCTCGGCCTGGAGATCGGCCCGCACCGGGTGGCCGCCGTCCTCTCGGACCTGGACGGCCGGGTGATGGGCACGGCCGCCAAGGACGTGGACGAGACGGCCCCGGCGGACGAACGCATCGAGCGGCTGCGCACTGCGGTGGCTGATCTGCTGCGCCGTGGCGGGATCGCCCGCAGCTCACTGCGCGCGGTGGGTGTCGGCAGCCCCGGCATCGTGGAGGCGGACGGCACGGTCCGCCTTGGCACCGCGCTGCCGGAGTGGACGGGGCTCCAGCTGGGGGAGCGTCTTCGCAGGTCCTTCAAGTGCCCGGTCCTGGTGGAGAACGACGCGAACGCGGCGGCGGTGGCCGAGCACTGGAAGGGCGCGGCGACCGAGTCCGACGACGTGGTGTTCGTCCTCGCGGGGCTCAGCCCGGGGGCCGGGGCGCTGATCGGCGGGCGGTTGCACCGCGGCTACGGCGGCGCCGCCGGGGAGATCGGGGCCCTGCATCTGCTGGGCCGTGACGTGACTCCGGAGACGCTCCTCTCGACCACGGACGAGCCACTGCACCCGCTCGACGAGCAGGCCGTGGCGGAGGTCTTCGCCCACGCGCGCGAGGGGGACGAGCGGGCGCGGCAGGCTGTCGAGCGGTTCATCCAGCGCCTGGTGCACGACGTGGCGGCGCTGGTGCTCGCCCTCGATCCCGAGCTGGTCGTCGTGGGCGGCTGGGCGGCCGGTCTGGACGGTGTACTGGAGCCGTTGCGCCGGGAGTTGGCCCGCTACTGCCTGCGGCCGCCGCGGGTGGCCCTGTCGATGCTCGGCGAGGCCGCTGTCGCTACGGGCGCGCTGCGCCTCGCCCTCGACCATGTCGAGGAGCAGCTGTTCGCGGTCGAGGGGACGGTCACCGCGCGGCGCTGAGGCGCCACGCGGTGCACGAGAGAGAAGAGCGGCGTCAGGAAGCCTGGCGCTCCGGGCCGTGGTGGATCTCGACGCCGCCCGCGTCGCCGAACGTGAGGCGGCAGGTGTCCGCGCGGTACGTCGCCACGGATACCGCCGCTGTGCGTCCCTCGGCGAGGAATCGGGTCGTCACGACGAGGACCGGGGCTCCGGGGAGCCGGTCGAGCGCCTTGGCGTCGTCCGCGCGGGCCGAGCCGAGCTCGACGGCGCGGTCCTGTCCTTCGAGGCCGAGCCGGTGCAGCTCGCGCAGCACGGCACGCGCGCGCGTCGGTCCGGACGGGGCGTCGACTGCGGAGAGCTCCGCGACGGACGACATCGGCACGTACAGCAGCTCGGCGGCGACGGGCTGGCCGTGCGAGACGCGCGTGCGCCGCACGACGTGCACCTGGTCGTCGGGGCGGGCCGCGAGCATGCGGGCCACCTCGGCGGGCGGGACCGCCGGTGCGCAGTCGGCGGGCTGCCAGGCGTCGCCGACCTCGCCCGGCCAGGTGCCTTGTGCGGATCCGACGGCCACACCCATCCGCGGCGGGGCGACGGTCGTGCCGACCCCGCGGCGGCGCTGCAGCCTGCCTTCCAGCTCCAGCTGCTCGAGTGCCTGACGGAGCGTGGCGCGGGCCACGCCGAAGCGGGCCGCGAGATCACGTTCGTTGGGCAGGATCTCGCCGACGGCGAACTCGGAGTCGAGTGCCTCGCTGAGCACGGTCTTGAGGTGCCAGTACTTCGGCTCCGGCGCCGTTTCCAGCTGCGTGGTCCCCACCCTGTCCTCCGCAATCGCCGTGTGCCGGCGGCTTTTTAGCCCTTGTTTATTAAAGGTTCCTGCACTATCTCTGCGACGATAGAGCGGCACCCACCCTTGGTCAAGACCAATCCTCGATCCGTTACAGCGCGCACAGGGACGATGCCACAGAGCATTCACGCGATGTTGGCGTCGGGTCACGCACGCGTAGGGAACAAGACAAAAACCCCCGCCCATACAGGGCGGGGGTCTGTCGTGGCCGGTCTAGGAGACGAGCCCGACCAGCTTGTCCGGGTTGCGGATGATGTAGACGTTCGTGATCTGGCCGTCGGCGACGTCCAGTTGGAAGAGGGAGTGCGGTTTGCCGTCGACCAGGAACAGCAGGGAGACCGCGCCGTTGATCTCCATGAACCGGGCTTCCAGCTCCGCCCCCTCCGGCACGCCCCTGCGGGCCGCGCCGCCGAGGAAGCGGCACACCTTGTCGGCCGTCTCGATGACACGCAGCGGGGCCTTGGCCTTGCCGCCGCTGTCGCCGACGAGGCGGACATCCGGAGCCAGCAGGGACATGAGGCCGTCCAGGTCGCCGCCGGCCGCCGCGGCGAGGAACCGCTCGGTCAGGTCCCTGCGCTCGTCCGGATCCACGTCGTAGCGCGGCCTTCCCTCGTCGACGTGCTTGCG from Streptomyces sp. BA2 encodes:
- a CDS encoding ROK family transcriptional regulator; this translates as MGRLTGGDPSLLRRINSAVVLHALRAADFATLTEVTRVTGLSRPTVEGVVEGLIEAGLVVETAAEEGAARRQGRPARRFRFRAEAGHLLGLEIGPHRVAAVLSDLDGRVMGTAAKDVDETAPADERIERLRTAVADLLRRGGIARSSLRAVGVGSPGIVEADGTVRLGTALPEWTGLQLGERLRRSFKCPVLVENDANAAAVAEHWKGAATESDDVVFVLAGLSPGAGALIGGRLHRGYGGAAGEIGALHLLGRDVTPETLLSTTDEPLHPLDEQAVAEVFAHAREGDERARQAVERFIQRLVHDVAALVLALDPELVVVGGWAAGLDGVLEPLRRELARYCLRPPRVALSMLGEAAVATGALRLALDHVEEQLFAVEGTVTARR
- a CDS encoding GntR family transcriptional regulator, translating into MGTTQLETAPEPKYWHLKTVLSEALDSEFAVGEILPNERDLAARFGVARATLRQALEQLELEGRLQRRRGVGTTVAPPRMGVAVGSAQGTWPGEVGDAWQPADCAPAVPPAEVARMLAARPDDQVHVVRRTRVSHGQPVAAELLYVPMSSVAELSAVDAPSGPTRARAVLRELHRLGLEGQDRAVELGSARADDAKALDRLPGAPVLVVTTRFLAEGRTAAVSVATYRADTCRLTFGDAGGVEIHHGPERQAS